The proteins below are encoded in one region of uncultured Fibrobacter sp.:
- a CDS encoding FISUMP domain-containing protein produces the protein MTNSLSQIFCILFAATLLCACDDGSSAPEEPVDTFDAAVVCPAEGTNAYGEPNRGTFTDARDGQVYKYTTIGNQVWMAENLKFDAPYSLCYGKIDGFCDTFGRFYSLHEDAETLGLFDQELLDTICPAGWHVPSVEEWTQLAESMGGLEKA, from the coding sequence TTGACAAATTCGTTATCCCAAATCTTCTGTATTCTTTTTGCAGCTACATTACTTTGCGCCTGCGACGATGGTTCCTCCGCTCCAGAAGAACCCGTTGACACCTTCGATGCGGCGGTGGTTTGCCCTGCGGAGGGTACGAACGCATACGGCGAACCGAATCGTGGAACCTTTACCGACGCTCGCGATGGGCAGGTGTACAAGTACACAACTATTGGTAATCAGGTATGGATGGCAGAGAATTTGAAGTTCGATGCTCCCTATAGCCTGTGCTACGGCAAGATTGATGGGTTTTGCGATACATTCGGAAGGTTTTATTCGTTGCATGAAGACGCTGAAACCTTGGGTCTTTTTGATCAAGAGTTGTTAGATACAATTTGTCCTGCTGGTTGGCATGTGCCTTCTGTTGAAGAGTGGACTCAATTGGCAGAAAGTATGGGTGGATTAGAAAAGGCG
- a CDS encoding FISUMP domain-containing protein, translated as MKHQTNFETLFFAAALFSACFDNSSSADSANKFDAAVVCPVEGTNVYGDPNRGTFTDARDGQVYKYTTIGKQVWMAENLKFDAPYSLCYGKIDGFCNTFGKFYSLFENGEDLGLFDQELLDTICPAGWHVPSADEWTLLSITMGDGAEAMPRLKSSDDFGSLYKPGTDDCGFNALPAGSWLKDGSTSGTYVRCSYWTSTAINMKTAYSVGLSPKGISYGINDPKLPIRCVRN; from the coding sequence ATGAAACACCAAACGAATTTTGAGACACTCTTTTTTGCAGCGGCACTATTTTCCGCCTGTTTTGATAATAGTTCCTCCGCAGATTCCGCAAATAAATTCGACGCCGCGGTGGTATGCCCTGTCGAAGGTACCAATGTCTATGGCGACCCGAATCGTGGAACCTTTACCGACGCTCGCGATGGCCAGGTTTATAAATACACGACTATCGGCAAACAGGTATGGATGGCCGAAAACCTGAAATTCGATGCGCCTTACAGTTTGTGCTATGGTAAAATCGATGGATTTTGCAATACATTCGGCAAGTTCTATTCCCTGTTTGAAAATGGTGAAGATCTGGGGTTGTTTGACCAGGAACTATTGGATACGATTTGCCCTGCGGGCTGGCATGTTCCATCTGCTGATGAGTGGACATTATTATCAATCACTATGGGGGATGGTGCAGAAGCCATGCCTAGGCTAAAAAGTTCCGATGACTTTGGATCACTTTATAAGCCAGGTACTGATGATTGCGGGTTTAACGCTTTACCCGCCGGTTCTTGGCTAAAAGACGGAAGTACATCTGGTACATATGTTCGTTGTTCTTATTGGACTTCTACTGCTATAAATATGAAAACCGCCTATTCTGTCGGGCTCAGTCCAAAGGGAATCTCTTATGGCATAAATGATCCTAAATTGCCTATACGTTGTGTAAGGAATTAA
- a CDS encoding FISUMP domain-containing protein: protein MKYQTNFWGALFSAALFSACDDGSSAPEEPVDTFEAAVVCPADGMNAYGEPNRGTFTDARDGQVYKYTTIGNQVWMAENLKFDAPYSLCYDKIEGFCDTFGRFYTLHTNGEDLGLFDQELLDTICPAGWHVPSADEWTLLSITMGDGAEASSRLKSSDDFGAQYTPGTDDCGYNASPAGYWLLDGTVSGEFSSCTYWTSTAKNVNSSYLVGLGRKGIFFEINEPKMSIRCVKD, encoded by the coding sequence ATGAAATACCAAACGAATTTTTGGGGCGCTCTTTTTTCGGCCGCACTGTTTTCCGCCTGTGACGATGGTTCCTCCGCGCCCGAGGAGCCCGTTGACACCTTCGAAGCGGCGGTGGTTTGCCCGGCAGACGGTATGAACGCCTACGGAGAACCGAACCGTGGAACTTTTACCGATGCTCGCGATGGTCAAGTTTATAAGTATACAACTATCGGCAACCAGGTGTGGATGGCAGAGAACTTGAAGTTTGACGCACCCTATAGCCTTTGCTACGACAAAATCGAAGGTTTTTGCGACACTTTTGGAAGGTTTTATACTCTCCACACAAATGGTGAAGACTTGGGCTTATTCGACCAGGAACTATTGGATACGATTTGCCCCGCAGGGTGGCATGTTCCGTCAGCAGACGAGTGGACATTATTGTCAATCACTATGGGGGATGGTGCAGAAGCGTCGTCTAGGTTAAAAAGTTCCGATGATTTTGGAGCACAATATACACCAGGAACAGATGATTGTGGCTATAATGCTTCGCCTGCTGGATATTGGCTTTTAGATGGAACTGTTTCTGGAGAGTTCTCCTCATGTACTTATTGGACTTCTACGGCCAAAAATGTGAATTCTTCTTATTTAGTTGGGTTAGGTAGGAAAGGGATTTTTTTTGAAATAAATGAGCCTAAAATGTCTATTCGTTGTGTAAAAGATTAA
- a CDS encoding FISUMP domain-containing protein → MKRQINIPFICALFSAALFSACDDGSSASDKSDTFDAAVVCPADGMNAYGEPNRGTFTDARDGQVYKYTTIGNQVWMAENLKFDAPYSLCYGKIDGFCDTFGRFYSLHVNGELFDLFDQELLDTICPAGWHVPSTDEWTLLSITMGEGAEAMSRLKSPDDFGTFYTPGTDDCGYNALPAGYWLMNGNVSGEYSSCVYWTSTAANVNTSYLVAFNGKGISFGVNQPKMSIRCVRN, encoded by the coding sequence ATGAAAAGGCAAATTAATATTCCATTCATTTGCGCTCTTTTTTCGGCCGCACTGTTTTCCGCCTGTGACGACGGTTCCTCTGCTTCCGATAAATCCGACACCTTCGATGCGGCGGTGGTTTGCCCGGCAGACGGTATGAACGCCTACGGAGAACCGAACCGTGGTACCTTTACCGATGCCCGCGATGGTCAGGTTTATAAGTACACAACTATCGGAAACCAGGTATGGATGGCAGAGAACCTGAAATTCGATGCACCTTACAGTTTGTGCTATGGCAAAATTGATGGATTCTGCGATACATTTGGAAGATTCTATTCGTTGCATGTAAATGGTGAACTTTTTGATTTATTTGATCAAGAACTGCTAGATACAATCTGCCCTGCAGGTTGGCATGTACCTTCTACAGATGAGTGGACATTATTGTCAATTACTATGGGTGAAGGAGCAGAAGCTATGTCTAGATTAAAAAGTCCCGATGACTTTGGAACATTTTATACGCCGGGTACTGATGATTGTGGATATAATGCTTTGCCCGCTGGGTATTGGCTAATGAATGGAAACGTTTCTGGAGAATACTCCTCATGCGTTTATTGGACTTCTACAGCCGCAAATGTGAATACTTCTTATTTGGTTGCATTCAATGGGAAAGGTATCTCCTTTGGAGTAAATCAGCCTAAGATGTCCATTCGTTGTGTAAGAAATTAA